From the genome of Betaproteobacteria bacterium:
AAATCCAGCCAGGACAAGATCGCACGCCTGAGCCGCATCCATGCCGTGTTGAGCGGCATCAACGCGGCAATCGTGCGCATTCTCGATCGCCACGAACTGTTCCGGGAAGCATGCCGGATCGCGGTCGAGGACGGAAACTTCGATGTCGCATGGATCGGACAGGTCGATGCGGAGCGTACAGCGGTGACGATGATCGCGCAGGCGGGAATCGGTGCGCAGTGGCTGCTCGATGCTCAGTACGGCGCGGGCGGTGCGCAGCCGGCGCAGGGCATGGTCGCCGAGGCTATCCGAAGCGGGCGTGCGGTATACAGCAACGACCTGACCGGCGAGGTGAGCCCAGCCTCGCCTCGGCGCCAGGAAGCGATACGCCGCGGGTATCGCTCGGCCATCGTGTTGCCGCTCGTCATCGGCAAGCGGGTGGTGGGCAACCTGACGCTGATCGCCGCGGAACCGGGCATCTTCAACGAAGACGAGATCAAGCTGCTCAACCAGCTCGCCGCCGATATCTCCTTCGCGCTCGATCACATCGAAAAAGAGGAACGGCTCAACTACCTCGCCTACTACGACGCACTGACCGGTCTGCCGAACCGAACGCTGTTCAGCGACCGTCTGGGTCGGCTGGTGCAGGCGCATCGGCCGGGTGATGCCCGCATCGCCGTGCTGTTCATCGATATCCCGCGCTTTCGCCTGGTGAACGAATCGTTCGGCCGCAGCGCCGGCGACGCCGTGCTGCAGGAAGTGGCGAAGCGCCTCGGCGACATCTGGCCCGACGCGGGCTCGCTCGCGCGCGTGGGAGCGAACGCCTACGCCGTGATGCTGGCCGATACCCGGGATGCCGCCCAGGTCGCGCACCTTTTGGAAACCTCCGTCACGCGGGTGGTGGAAGCCCCGGTAAGGATCGCCGACCAGGACCACAAGCTGGCGCTGGCCTGCGGCATTGCCCTCTTTCCGGACGACGCCGCCAACCCGGACGAGTTGCTGCGCAATGCCGAAGCGGCGGCGAACAAGGCCAAGAGCTCGGGCGAACGCTACCTCTTCTACGAACCGGGCATGAATGCCCGGGTGGCGAAAACGTTGCAGCTGGAGAACAAGCTGCGGCGTGCGCTCGATAACGACCAGTTCGTGCTGCACTACCAGCCGAAGCTCGATCTTCGCACGCAGCGCGTGGTCGGACTGGAGGCGCTCATCCGCTGGAACGATCCTGACAGCGGGCTCGTTCCGCCGCTCGAATTCATCCCCATACTGGAGCAGACGGGGATGATCCTGAACGTCGGCCGGTGGGCGATCGAAACCGCCGTGCGGGAATACGCGCGCTTGCATGCCGAGGGAGTGCCCTGTCCTCGTATCGCCGTCAACGTCTCGGCCGTGCAATTGCGACGGCGCGACTTCGTGCAGGAGGTCGAAAAGGCGATCGCGGGCGCGACTTCGGGGGCGCACGGACTCGATCTGGAGATCACGGAAAGCCTTGCGATGGAAAACGTCGCCGACAACATCCCGAAACTGCAGGCGCTGCACGCCATGGGCATCGGTGTGGCGATCGACGATTTCGGCACCGGCTATTCATCGCTCGCCTATATTTCTCGGCTACCGGTGGCGGCGCTGAAGATCGATCGCTCCTTCATCGTGAACATGACCCGCGGCGCAGAAGACATGGCAATCATATCGACCGTCATCGGGCTCGCGCACGACCTGCGGCTGAAGGTTATCGCGGAAGGCGTGGAGTCGGAGGAGCAAGCGCAGCTTCTCAGCCAGCTCGGATGCGACGAGCTGCAAGGCTATCTGCTCTCGCGGCCGATTCCGGTCGAACAGCTGGGCGCGCTGCTGGAGACGATACACGCAAGGCAGCGGTGAGCCGCGCGGGAGCGCGCTGCGCGGGAGGTCGAGCTCCGCTGCAGGTGCTCGTCATGTTGCCGGCATCCACGCGCTCGCCTGCACCAGCAGCCAGCCGCCCAAGGCGCTCAGGACGACGACCAGCCAAGGCGGCAATTTCCAGAATACGAGCAAGGCGAACGCAACCAGCCCGAGCGCAAAGTCGGCCGGCGCCTGGATGGCGCTGGTCCACACCGGATGATAGAGCGCCGCCAGCAGCAGCCCGACAACCGCCGCGTTGACACCCGCAAGCGCCGAGCGTACCGGAGCCAGGCGCCGCAGGCGGTTCCAATACGGAAGCACGCCCACCATCAACAGGAACCCCGGCAGGAAGATGGCCACGATGCAGAGCACCGCCCCAGGCCAGCCGTTGGGTTCGGATGTCATGATCGTTCCCAGGTAAGCGGCAAACGTGAAGAGCGGCCCGGGGACCGCTTGCGCGGCACCGTAGCCGGCGAGGAAGCGATCGTTCGTGACCCAGCCGGGCGGCACGACTTCGGATTGCAGCAGAGGCAATACCACGTGCCCGCCACCGAACACGAGCGATCCCGAACGATAGAAGCTATCGAATATGGCAAGGGCCTGGCCCGGATAGAGTCCCGCCGCGACCGGCAAGCCGATCAGCAAGGCGAAAAACAGCCCGAGGCACACCGCGCCGGCCGCTTTGCCGAACGGCATGTCGAGCTCGGCATACGCGTTATCGCTTTTTCCTG
Proteins encoded in this window:
- a CDS encoding EAL domain-containing protein; this translates as MDPRLKVLLLEDLPTDVELISRQLGNAGLECEIACVADEAAFVRELEAFAPDLILSDFSLPLFDGLSALDIARARRPDIPYIFVSGTIGEERAIESIKRGATDYVLKSNLRRLPAVITRALTEARERAARQQAEQALRTTEERFRLLVNGVNDHAIFMLDPAGNLVSWNPGAERLMGHSENEVLGRAYGLFHRLVTDSRTPLSPEAQLAQAAATGHLGVEGLLTRKDGSQFWANVSITPLYNEMPAVRGYAVVTRDITERKSSQDKIARLSRIHAVLSGINAAIVRILDRHELFREACRIAVEDGNFDVAWIGQVDAERTAVTMIAQAGIGAQWLLDAQYGAGGAQPAQGMVAEAIRSGRAVYSNDLTGEVSPASPRRQEAIRRGYRSAIVLPLVIGKRVVGNLTLIAAEPGIFNEDEIKLLNQLAADISFALDHIEKEERLNYLAYYDALTGLPNRTLFSDRLGRLVQAHRPGDARIAVLFIDIPRFRLVNESFGRSAGDAVLQEVAKRLGDIWPDAGSLARVGANAYAVMLADTRDAAQVAHLLETSVTRVVEAPVRIADQDHKLALACGIALFPDDAANPDELLRNAEAAANKAKSSGERYLFYEPGMNARVAKTLQLENKLRRALDNDQFVLHYQPKLDLRTQRVVGLEALIRWNDPDSGLVPPLEFIPILEQTGMILNVGRWAIETAVREYARLHAEGVPCPRIAVNVSAVQLRRRDFVQEVEKAIAGATSGAHGLDLEITESLAMENVADNIPKLQALHAMGIGVAIDDFGTGYSSLAYISRLPVAALKIDRSFIVNMTRGAEDMAIISTVIGLAHDLRLKVIAEGVESEEQAQLLSQLGCDELQGYLLSRPIPVEQLGALLETIHARQR
- the chrA gene encoding chromate efflux transporter, encoding MQQSKPLCGSPSPGSVSEVFKAFLVLGLTSFGGPVAHIGYFREAFVARRKWLDEAAYADLVALSQFTPGPASSKVGIAIGLARAGLPGALAAWVGFTLPSALALILFAYGVDGFAGDLNAGWLQGLAIVAVAVVAQAVWGMAKNLCPDAHRFTVAVFAAVLVTTWPTSMGQVAAIAIGALAGWLFLAGKSDNAYAELDMPFGKAAGAVCLGLFFALLIGLPVAAGLYPGQALAIFDSFYRSGSLVFGGGHVVLPLLQSEVVPPGWVTNDRFLAGYGAAQAVPGPLFTFAAYLGTIMTSEPNGWPGAVLCIVAIFLPGFLLMVGVLPYWNRLRRLAPVRSALAGVNAAVVGLLLAALYHPVWTSAIQAPADFALGLVAFALLVFWKLPPWLVVVLSALGGWLLVQASAWMPAT